The proteins below are encoded in one region of Holophagaceae bacterium:
- a CDS encoding mannose-1-phosphate guanylyltransferase, which yields MRNPPQKIAVVMAGGKGTRFWPRSRSSRPKQFLAIVGTESLLHQTVRRLDGFFEPRHIFVVTTRELAEETRAMLPELPPENILVEPEGRNTAPCLALSLVEIERRIPEGVMVVLSADHWIGDTEAFIQDVETAVDHAARKRELVVFGIKPTYPETGYGYIEVGAGDGGAVQKVLAFREKPPMDLALEYLESGRHYWNAGMFVWTLADLREGLLQHCPEVLAPLDEWTRQGADEAALPGIYGRLPQLAIDVALMEKARNVALVSTHFRWSDVGSWPAAIEFQEPDANGNVVQGQAILLDVKDSAFFGGARLIAASGVSDLIVVDEPDALLICHRDKAQSVKQIVDRLKREGREDLL from the coding sequence ATGCGAAACCCACCCCAAAAAATAGCCGTCGTGATGGCCGGAGGCAAGGGCACGCGCTTCTGGCCCCGTTCACGGTCCTCGCGGCCCAAGCAGTTCCTGGCCATCGTCGGGACCGAATCGCTGCTCCACCAGACGGTGCGCCGGCTGGACGGCTTCTTCGAGCCGCGGCACATCTTCGTGGTCACCACGCGCGAACTGGCCGAAGAGACCCGCGCGATGCTCCCCGAACTGCCGCCGGAAAACATCCTGGTGGAGCCGGAGGGCCGCAACACCGCGCCCTGCCTGGCCTTGAGCCTGGTCGAAATCGAGCGGCGGATCCCCGAAGGCGTGATGGTGGTGCTCAGCGCCGACCATTGGATCGGAGACACGGAAGCCTTCATCCAGGATGTGGAAACCGCCGTGGACCATGCCGCCCGCAAGCGGGAGCTGGTGGTCTTCGGTATCAAGCCCACCTATCCCGAGACCGGCTACGGCTACATCGAGGTGGGCGCAGGCGATGGCGGGGCGGTGCAGAAGGTCCTCGCCTTCCGGGAAAAACCGCCCATGGACCTGGCGCTGGAATACCTCGAATCAGGCCGCCACTACTGGAACGCGGGCATGTTCGTGTGGACGCTCGCGGACTTGCGCGAAGGCCTGCTCCAGCACTGCCCCGAGGTGCTCGCACCTTTGGACGAATGGACGCGCCAAGGCGCCGACGAGGCAGCCCTGCCGGGCATCTACGGGCGATTGCCGCAGCTTGCCATCGACGTGGCGCTCATGGAGAAGGCCCGGAATGTGGCGCTTGTCTCCACGCATTTCCGCTGGTCCGATGTGGGCTCCTGGCCCGCCGCCATCGAATTCCAGGAGCCGGATGCGAACGGCAATGTGGTGCAGGGCCAGGCCATCCTGCTGGATGTGAAGGACTCCGCATTCTTCGGCGGCGCCCGGCTCATCGCCGCCAGCGGCGTGAGCGACCTCATCGTGGTGGACGAGCCCGACGCACTGCTCATCTGCCATCGCGACAAGGCCCAGTCCGTGAAACAGATCGTCGACCGGTTGAAGCGGGAGGGCCGGGAAGACCTTCTTTAA
- a CDS encoding DUF2752 domain-containing protein codes for MFFSIPRRADGKLRFPDGAVFLSLISLAILATSFLLPAAGFPGIDTCSFHAFTGLSCPGCGLTRAFCAISHGQFHEAWGLHPFSFPLYGAAMVGAAAPWLNRRFPALTGRKAAMTFRVGVITLATAMLFYGGWRVKAEFEASRVQSNSGIPPARVVVEDRTSWCAWTHSS; via the coding sequence ATGTTTTTTTCAATTCCGCGCCGCGCCGACGGGAAGCTCCGCTTCCCCGACGGCGCGGTTTTTTTATCGCTGATCAGCCTTGCGATCCTGGCCACAAGCTTTCTGCTTCCCGCGGCGGGCTTCCCCGGAATCGACACCTGCTCCTTCCATGCGTTCACGGGACTGTCCTGCCCGGGTTGCGGGCTCACACGGGCCTTTTGCGCCATCTCCCATGGCCAATTCCATGAAGCCTGGGGCCTGCATCCCTTTTCCTTTCCACTCTATGGCGCGGCGATGGTCGGCGCGGCCGCGCCCTGGCTGAATCGCCGCTTTCCCGCCTTGACGGGGAGGAAGGCCGCCATGACCTTCCGGGTCGGGGTCATCACGCTGGCCACAGCCATGCTCTTTTATGGTGGATGGCGCGTGAAGGCCGAGTTCGAAGCCTCCCGGGTTCAATCGAATTCCGGGATTCCCCCTGCAAGGGTGGTGGTCGAAGACCGCACCAGCTGGTGCGCCTGGACGCACTCCTCATAG
- a CDS encoding RDD family protein, with amino-acid sequence MLDAYLPPIPDDAVPTGQRGELGERLVATLIDMVPSIVIAIAFWIIQMVLAFVPLLGCIAGCALTLIHLAVQLAYMFYFIPFCVSKNGASIGKKMQKLRVVPLGEPNGRLPIGPAILRQLGNFFALNLIVLAVKGEERISLSDMIAKSEVIKVDR; translated from the coding sequence ATGCTCGATGCTTACCTTCCACCGATTCCTGATGATGCCGTTCCCACCGGCCAGCGGGGTGAACTGGGCGAGCGCCTCGTGGCCACGCTCATCGACATGGTGCCCTCCATCGTGATCGCCATCGCCTTCTGGATCATCCAGATGGTGCTGGCCTTCGTGCCGCTCCTCGGCTGCATCGCCGGATGCGCGCTCACCCTCATCCACCTTGCTGTCCAGCTGGCCTACATGTTCTATTTCATCCCGTTCTGCGTTTCCAAGAACGGCGCGAGCATTGGCAAGAAAATGCAGAAGCTCCGGGTTGTGCCCTTGGGCGAACCCAATGGCCGCCTTCCCATCGGCCCCGCCATTCTGCGGCAGTTGGGCAATTTCTTCGCGCTGAACCTCATCGTCCTGGCGGTGAAGGGCGAGGAACGCATCAGCTTGAGCGACATGATCGCCAAATCCGAAGTCATCAAGGTGGACCGATAG
- a CDS encoding FHA domain-containing protein → MAKLLVHESAGVREFEMVDNEVHIGRELDNTLRLADPSISRHHCVIRLTANGYEVQDLQSSNGVLLNGSRVQTSPLRDGDRVTLGQIQITFMDPAQENATVAVQRMEPPSTGTVRMSPDQMAQVHGTHGVPAGPPAVPPPPPSPAPPPPPAMSPIATTPAPMQHMPESRAPEFGHFTDPGAAARPGSVPLPISTPARPYPAPTPAPVAHGGYHPVPAPQSSGFLGKFLPPIPDDAQPTGERGDFVTRLIAVIIDSVVIIPVMIVMFIFSFVVGIVANKVPALGMIAGCLGMIFYIVAVFGYFLYFIPRCVSKHGATIGKKMMKLRIVPEDDPHGRLTFGQALIRQICHIANFTFGYLLIFGAERKAVHDMITKTIVIKVDR, encoded by the coding sequence ATGGCCAAACTTCTTGTGCACGAAAGTGCGGGGGTCCGTGAATTCGAGATGGTGGACAATGAAGTCCACATAGGACGGGAGTTGGACAATACCCTCCGCCTGGCGGATCCGAGCATCTCCCGCCACCATTGCGTGATCCGCCTGACCGCCAACGGCTACGAGGTGCAGGATCTGCAAAGCAGCAATGGCGTGCTGTTGAACGGCAGCAGGGTCCAGACCTCGCCCTTGAGGGACGGCGACCGGGTGACCCTCGGCCAGATCCAGATCACCTTCATGGACCCCGCCCAGGAAAACGCCACGGTGGCCGTGCAGCGCATGGAACCCCCCTCCACCGGGACCGTCCGCATGAGCCCGGACCAGATGGCGCAGGTGCACGGGACCCACGGCGTGCCTGCGGGCCCGCCTGCGGTGCCCCCGCCGCCCCCATCCCCGGCACCGCCGCCGCCCCCGGCCATGTCGCCCATCGCCACCACGCCGGCCCCCATGCAGCACATGCCCGAATCCAGGGCCCCTGAATTCGGACATTTCACCGATCCGGGCGCCGCCGCCCGGCCCGGCTCAGTCCCCCTCCCCATTTCCACCCCCGCCCGGCCCTACCCGGCGCCCACTCCGGCTCCGGTGGCCCATGGCGGCTACCACCCGGTCCCGGCGCCCCAGTCCTCGGGTTTCCTGGGCAAGTTCCTGCCGCCCATCCCCGACGATGCCCAGCCCACGGGCGAACGCGGGGATTTCGTGACCCGGCTCATCGCGGTGATCATCGACAGCGTGGTCATCATCCCCGTCATGATCGTGATGTTCATCTTCTCCTTCGTGGTAGGCATCGTGGCCAACAAGGTGCCTGCGCTCGGCATGATCGCCGGATGCCTGGGCATGATCTTTTACATCGTCGCGGTCTTCGGCTACTTCCTCTATTTCATCCCGAGATGCGTCTCCAAGCACGGCGCGACCATCGGCAAGAAGATGATGAAACTGCGCATCGTGCCCGAAGACGACCCGCACGGCCGCCTGACCTTCGGCCAGGCCCTCATCCGCCAGATCTGCCATATCGCGAATTTCACCTTCGGGTACCTGTTGATTTTCGGCGCCGAGCGCAAGGCGGTTCATGACATGATCACTAAAACCATCGTCATCAAGGTCGACCGATAG